One genomic window of Luteitalea pratensis includes the following:
- a CDS encoding citrate synthase, with protein sequence MADTLTITDNRTGKQYDVPITDGTIKAIDLRTIKVSDDDFGLMTYDPAFTNTASCRSAITYIDGDKGVLEYRGYPIEQLAEKSTYLEVAYLLMFGELPTTAQLQDWEQGILKHTLLHENIKHLMRGFRYDAHPMGVFLSTVGALSTFYPDAKNVSDANVRLEHIQKLIAKSPTIAAYAYRHSKGLFYVYPDNNLNFAGNFLNMLFKMTEAKFEVNPILERALDILFILHADHEQNCGTNAMRAIGSSEVDPYSALAGAAAALYGPLHGGANEAVLTMLRHIGSKANVPDFIAKVKKGEGRLMGFGHRVYKSYDPRARIIKKAAYDVFEVTGTNPLLDLALELEKIALEDEYFVKRKLYPNVDFYSGLIYQALGFSPEMFTVLFAIPRTAGWVAQWDELHRDPDQKIARPRQIYTGYRTRDYIPMDKR encoded by the coding sequence ATGGCTGACACGCTTACGATTACCGACAACCGCACTGGCAAGCAGTACGACGTGCCGATCACCGACGGCACCATCAAGGCCATCGACCTCCGCACGATCAAGGTGTCGGACGACGACTTCGGGTTGATGACGTACGACCCGGCGTTCACCAACACCGCCTCGTGCCGCAGCGCCATCACCTACATCGATGGCGACAAGGGCGTACTCGAGTACCGCGGTTACCCGATCGAGCAACTCGCCGAGAAGAGCACCTACCTCGAAGTGGCGTACCTGCTGATGTTCGGCGAGCTGCCGACGACGGCGCAGCTGCAGGACTGGGAACAGGGCATCCTCAAGCACACGCTGCTGCACGAGAACATCAAGCACCTGATGCGCGGCTTCCGCTACGACGCGCATCCGATGGGCGTGTTCCTGAGTACCGTGGGCGCGCTCTCGACGTTCTACCCGGATGCCAAGAACGTCAGCGATGCCAACGTCCGCCTCGAGCACATCCAGAAGCTCATTGCCAAGTCACCGACGATCGCGGCCTACGCGTACCGTCACAGCAAGGGGCTGTTCTACGTCTACCCGGACAACAACCTCAACTTCGCCGGCAACTTCCTGAACATGCTGTTCAAGATGACCGAAGCGAAGTTCGAGGTGAACCCGATCCTCGAGCGCGCGCTGGACATCCTGTTCATCCTGCACGCCGATCACGAGCAGAACTGCGGCACCAACGCCATGCGCGCGATCGGCAGTTCCGAGGTGGATCCGTATTCGGCGCTGGCCGGTGCGGCGGCCGCGCTCTACGGGCCGTTGCACGGTGGCGCCAACGAAGCGGTCCTGACAATGCTGCGGCACATCGGCAGCAAGGCCAACGTCCCGGACTTCATCGCGAAAGTGAAGAAGGGCGAGGGCCGTCTCATGGGCTTCGGGCACCGCGTCTACAAGTCGTACGACCCGCGCGCCCGGATCATCAAGAAGGCCGCCTACGACGTGTTCGAGGTCACCGGCACGAACCCGTTGCTCGACCTCGCGCTCGAACTCGAGAAGATCGCGCTCGAGGACGAATACTTCGTCAAGCGGAAGCTCTATCCGAACGTCGACTTCTATTCCGGCCTGATCTACCAGGCGCTCGGCTTCTCGCCCGAGATGTTCACGGTGCTGTTTGCCATCCCCCGGACCGCAGGCTGGGTCGCACAGTGGGATGAACTGCACCGCGACCCGGACCAGAAAATCGCCCGCCCTCGGCAGATTTACACGGGCTACCGCACCCGGGACTACATCCCGATGGACAAGAGATAG
- the yacG gene encoding DNA gyrase inhibitor YacG: MPDAMLCVYCRQQPVDPRWQPFCSERCQWLDLSHWLDGDYRVEGPADDTPPDMDPDDPEATDL; this comes from the coding sequence GTGCCGGACGCGATGCTCTGTGTATACTGTCGCCAACAGCCCGTGGATCCGCGCTGGCAGCCGTTCTGCAGTGAACGTTGCCAGTGGCTGGACCTCTCCCACTGGCTCGACGGCGACTACCGCGTCGAGGGTCCGGCGGATGACACGCCGCCCGACATGGATCCGGACGACCCCGAGGCGACCGACCTGTAG